Below is a window of Hydrogenimonas sp. SS33 DNA.
CGTTCATCGCCAAAAAGTTTGCCTGGTTCAAGGAGCAGGGGTTCACCATCTTCTACTGCATCGGAGAGCCGCTGGAGGTGCGCGAAGCCGGCGACGAAGCGGTCCGCCGCTACCTGGTGGAGCAGCTGGAGGGCATCGACACCGGCTACGAAAAGCTGGTCGTCGCATACGAGCCGGTCTGGGCCATCGGCACCGGCAAAACCGCTACGCCGGAACTTATAGAGAAGACCCATGCCGTCATCAAGCGCCTCTGCGACCGCCCCCTGCTCTACGGCGGAAGCGTCAAACCCTCCAATATCGAAGAGGTGCTGAAAGTCCCCGGCTGCGACGGCGCCCTCATCGGCACGGCGAGCTGGGAGGTTTCCAGTATGATTTCCATGCTGGAAATCAGTGAAAAACTAAAAACTGAAAACTAAAAGTGATGGAAAACGCTTCGCTTTTCATAAAAGATGATATCGTTGGCTTCGCCAACGCTTTTTTATGACGCAAAAGTCGCCGCTGAAAGAGCGCTCCTTCGCTTTTTCGGTGCGTATCGTTAAACTGGGTAGATATCTGCAAGATGTTCATAATGAATATATCCTGAGCAAGCAGGTTTTGCGGAGTGGAACGGCAGTGGGTGCACTGGTCAGGGAAGCGGAATTCGCCCAGTCGAAAAGTGATTTCATCAATAAGCTCTCCATCGCGTTGAAAGAAGCGAACGAAACTGACTACTGGATCGAACTTTTATATGAAACGGAATATCTCGATGGTAAAATGTTTCAGAGTATTCAGCCGGATATCAAAGCGTTGATCAAAATGCTTGTCAAAAGTATCAAAACATCGAAAAATGAAAATGGAAGCGGCAAAGCCGCATCCTGAACTTTTCACTTTTCACTATTCACTTTTCACTTGAAAGGATTTCATGATGATTATGAAAGGCAAACGCGGTCTCATCGTCGGGGTCGCCAACAACAAATCCATCGCGTACGGCATCGCCAAGGCGTGCCATGAACAGGGTGCCGAGCTGGCTTTCACCTATCTCAACGACGCTTTGAAGAAGCGGGTCGTTCCCATCGCCGAAGAGTTCGGAAGCGACATGGTCTATCCGCTGGACGTGAGCAAACCGGAGGAGTTCGAAGCACTGGCGGAAGCGCTTGGGCAGAAGTGGGGAACCTTCGACTTCATCGTCCACGCCGTGGCCTTCGCGCCCAAAGAGGCATTGAGCAACCCCTTCGTCGAGACGACGCGGGACGCCTTCCGGGTCGCCATGGATATTTCGGTCTACAGCCTCATCGAGCTGAGCCGCACCATGCTCCCCATGTTGAACGACGGTGCTTCCATTCTGACGCTCAGCTACCTTGGAGCGGAAAAATATGTGCCCAACTACAATGTCATGGGGGTCGCCAAGGCGGCACTGGAAGCGTCGGTCCGCTATCTCGCCGCCGACCTTGGCCCCCAGAGGAAGATACGCGTCAACGCCATCAGTGCCGGGCCCATCAAAACCCTGGCTGCCAGCGGCATCGGCGACTTCCGTTTCATTCTCAAGTGGAACGAAGCCAACGCCCCTTTGCGTGAAAACGTTACCATCGACGAAGTGGGCAACAGTGCCATGTTCCTCCTTAGCCCTCTGGCCGCGGGTGTAACGGGTGAGGTTCTCTACGTGGATGGCGGTTACCACCTCATGGGTATGGCGGCGGTCGACGAAGAGGATGGCAAAGCCGTGTTGAACTGGGATAAAATAAATAATAAATAAAAAAACAAAAATACAATAGTAAATGAAGGTTACCGGAAAGTAAACGGAAAGTAAATCGG
It encodes the following:
- the fabI gene encoding enoyl-ACP reductase FabI, whose protein sequence is MIMKGKRGLIVGVANNKSIAYGIAKACHEQGAELAFTYLNDALKKRVVPIAEEFGSDMVYPLDVSKPEEFEALAEALGQKWGTFDFIVHAVAFAPKEALSNPFVETTRDAFRVAMDISVYSLIELSRTMLPMLNDGASILTLSYLGAEKYVPNYNVMGVAKAALEASVRYLAADLGPQRKIRVNAISAGPIKTLAASGIGDFRFILKWNEANAPLRENVTIDEVGNSAMFLLSPLAAGVTGEVLYVDGGYHLMGMAAVDEEDGKAVLNWDKINNK
- a CDS encoding four helix bundle protein; protein product: MTQKSPLKERSFAFSVRIVKLGRYLQDVHNEYILSKQVLRSGTAVGALVREAEFAQSKSDFINKLSIALKEANETDYWIELLYETEYLDGKMFQSIQPDIKALIKMLVKSIKTSKNENGSGKAAS
- a CDS encoding triose-phosphate isomerase, yielding MSNHKIIASNFKTNHTRASTRDYVEALDRGMRDIGYSEEVFLFPPATALDAFETESAIRIGAQNAYPTVKGSFTGEIGLEQLGEFAIETVLIGHSERRHILGESQAFIAKKFAWFKEQGFTIFYCIGEPLEVREAGDEAVRRYLVEQLEGIDTGYEKLVVAYEPVWAIGTGKTATPELIEKTHAVIKRLCDRPLLYGGSVKPSNIEEVLKVPGCDGALIGTASWEVSSMISMLEISEKLKTEN